CCGCCCGCGTAACTAACTCGTCTGCAATTTTCTGCTTGCGCGAATCGACAGGAGAGTAGGCACAGAGCAGAATGTTGGTGTCCAGGAAATCACGACTGCTCATGTTCCCGACCGATGCTCCGACCGATAATGACTTTGCCGGTCATAAAGATCTTCCCGACGCCAAGTTCTCTTCCCGTAGTTGATCTTCACTTCCCGGAAGCTCCGCTCCAGCGCTTCCACCTCGCGACGTTTGCGTCCCGACTTGGCGTGCTCGGAGGCGAGTGCTTCCAGATGCGCCCGCACCAGCGCCGTTAAAGTAGTATCGCGCTCGACCGCGATCTTTCGAACTTCTTTAACCAGCTTGTCGTCGAGGGAGAGCGTAATGTTCATGCCCACATAATACGTGGAACCCTTAACCAGGGCAAGGTATATTCCCGGTAAACCCACCCTCTGCCCAACCTATTCCGACCAAAGCTGCGTCGCGAATGGACAGCGCTTGCCGCCGTGACCCGAAGCATCGTGTTCCCGGACGAGACCAATAGCGAAACGCTCAGCCCGCGTCACTGCCTCGCGTTCCTCAGAGTTGAGTCCACGGCTGCTGGCGACTGTGCGTACATCCGAAAGGTGCTGCTCCAGGTCATCCTTGGTCTGGCATTCCATTGATCTCCCCCGGCGAAAACATATTGTGTGCTGCTCTACGTTTATCCCACTCTCGGAGATTCGAAAAGTACGAAACTTGTTCCATGTCGAATCTCAGACCAGACCCGGGGTTTGACACCGTCCCGCCCCTTACCTAGACTGCCAGTGTAGACCTTCCGCCGGACATCTAAGCCGGACATCTTAAAGAGGCCATTCATGGGCTGGCTGCAAAACAAGTTCGAAAAGAATTTCATGATCTCGACCGTGGACTACGTTTTCAACTGGGCGCGCAAGTCTGCCGTCTGGCCGATGACGTTTGGCCTGGCCTGCTGCGCCATCGAGATGATCGCCTCCTCCACGTCGCGCTTCGACATCGCGCGCTTCGGCTCGGAAGTCTTTCGTCCCAGCCCGCGCCAGAGCGATCTGATGATCGTCGCCGGCACGGTGACCCTGAAGATGGCGCCGGTGGTAAAGCGCATCTATGATCAGATGCCCGATCCGAAGTGGGTGATCTCCATGGGCGCATGCTCGTCGGTCGGCGGTCCGTTCAATACGTACGCCGTGTTGCAGGGCGTCGACAAAATAGTTCCGACCGATGTCTACGTCACCGGATGCCCACCACGCCCGGAAAATCTTTTCTACGCCCTGCTTAAGTTACAGGACAAAATCGACACCATGACGCTGGCCCGAAAGCCCACCGAAGTCCGCCTCGACCCCAACATGGTCGAAAACTTCAAGCGCCAGGTAATGATCGCGCAAACGCTGCAACCCAAATAAGCTGTCAGCTCTCAGCTTTCAGCTATCAGCAAAACGGCTCATGTGGGCAATGACGTGTGGGGAAGGGGTTGTGTGGGGACGGGCGCATTCGCCCGTCCCGCCAAGCGCAGCGAGGCGCATCTAACCACGAAGACGAACGATGCCAACTTTCATCAAGCTCACCACGCAATCCGAACTACCCGCCGCCGATGAAGCCAAAGAATTCCCCTGCGGCGAAAAGACGATCTGCGTCGCCAACGTGAACGGCACTTTCAGCGCCATGGACAACATCTGCCTGCACCGCGGCGGTCCGCTCGGCGAAGGCACCATCGAGCGCGGCAAGATCGTCTGTCCCTGGCACGGCTGGGAATGGGACCCCACAACGGGCCAAGCCGAACAAGACTCGAAGACAAGAGTTGCGATTTACCCGCTGAAAATCGCAAACGGCGATGTGCTGATCGAAATCTAGCCGCCGTCCTGACTCATGAACCCGCGTGCGAGCTCTAGTGACCCACAAACTTAGGCGTGAACCGGATCGCGAGATGAGCCATCTTGCGGATGACATCGACGACCTCTTCCATGGATCTTTCGTCTTGCGAGAGCGCGTCGAAGGTTTCGAAACTGGTCAGCATGTACAGCGTGTCAATCGCAACGGGAAGTTCTTTGGAAGTCAGCGGAGGATACCTGTTGCAATAGCGTTCGACGATAACCATCAGGCCCTTACGTCGGCGTTCGTTGCGCGCCCGGAGTCCCTGCCCGATTTCGGCATCGATCGCGCCCAACGCGTGCAATCGCCGAATCACTTCCCGATCTGAAGCCCAGAAGCGCGCGAACACCACGATGAAATCGCTCAGCATTTTCAACGGATCGCCACTTTTCCGAAAGACATCCGCGAGTCGTTCCATCTCTCCGCGCCGCGCAAGGTAGTTGTACAAAGCCTCGAGCAGTCCCGCCTTGGAGTCGAACTGGTAATACACCGTAAGGCGCGAGACGTCGGCCGCGCGCCCCACCGCCTCCATAGTGAATTCTGAGAAGCTTTCCGCCAGCAGCAACTTGCGCGCCGCTTCCAGAATCCGCTCCTTGGTCTGGTCGACGGCAGCCTGGCGCTGCCCCATTTGGTAAGTCCTCGGGCTCATGAATATATATTAATCATACAATATGTATAATATATAGAAACGATCTCGGAGACATTCATGCCGGTATCAAAACATGCAACCCGCTGGCTCTGGATCGCAGTCGGTTTTCTCGCCTTCATCGGGATTGCCGCGGTCACACGCCGGACGCTGGTTTTGCTCTGGCCGGTGCGGTTCTCCGCCGGAAACTCCTCTCCCGCCGCCGGCCTCGATGCGGGATTCGCGCGCCACATGGCGTTGACGCTGCTCCACATTCTGCCGGGA
Above is a window of Candidatus Sulfotelmatobacter sp. DNA encoding:
- a CDS encoding NADH-quinone oxidoreductase subunit B family protein, which translates into the protein MGWLQNKFEKNFMISTVDYVFNWARKSAVWPMTFGLACCAIEMIASSTSRFDIARFGSEVFRPSPRQSDLMIVAGTVTLKMAPVVKRIYDQMPDPKWVISMGACSSVGGPFNTYAVLQGVDKIVPTDVYVTGCPPRPENLFYALLKLQDKIDTMTLARKPTEVRLDPNMVENFKRQVMIAQTLQPK
- a CDS encoding Rieske (2Fe-2S) protein, with the protein product MPTFIKLTTQSELPAADEAKEFPCGEKTICVANVNGTFSAMDNICLHRGGPLGEGTIERGKIVCPWHGWEWDPTTGQAEQDSKTRVAIYPLKIANGDVLIEI
- a CDS encoding TetR/AcrR family transcriptional regulator, which produces MSPRTYQMGQRQAAVDQTKERILEAARKLLLAESFSEFTMEAVGRAADVSRLTVYYQFDSKAGLLEALYNYLARRGEMERLADVFRKSGDPLKMLSDFIVVFARFWASDREVIRRLHALGAIDAEIGQGLRARNERRRKGLMVIVERYCNRYPPLTSKELPVAIDTLYMLTSFETFDALSQDERSMEEVVDVIRKMAHLAIRFTPKFVGH